From one Phocoena sinus isolate mPhoSin1 chromosome 4, mPhoSin1.pri, whole genome shotgun sequence genomic stretch:
- the LOC116752862 gene encoding keratin-associated protein 19-3-like — MIYYSKYYSHSLSYGYSGFGGLGYGYGCGCGSFCRLGYVCGFRGYGYDSGYGSFGYGCHHYPFFYG, encoded by the coding sequence ATGATCTACTACAGCAAATACTATAGCCATAGCCTGAGCTATGGCTATAGTGGCTTTGGTGGACTGGGGTATGGCTATGGTTGTGGATGTGGCAGCTTCTGTAGACTGGGCTATGTCTGTGGCTTCAGAGGCTATGGCTATGACTCTGGTTATGGAAGCTTTGGATATGGCTGCCATCACTACCCATTCTTCTATGGATGA